TGTTGAACGACCTGTCCAATCCCTGAAGAAATACTTCCTGTATTAATCGTTCGTTCTTAAATTCATAACTTCGTACGATGTTACGTATTTTACCGTGTTTTCTTTTTCTGCTGGTTATAGGAGTTTTCAAAAGCGGCAGCTCGCAAAACTGCAGTAATTTAAACCTGCAATGGATTTCGGACATCGGAGGAAATTGTTCTCAAATGGTGATGACAATGCATCGCCACAGCAATCCGGGTTCTCCGTACTTGTTCGTGGCCAATAAGGAGGCGGGTCTGAAAGTTTATGATATTTCGGTTCCTGTTTCTCCTTCGCTGTTATCTTCTGTTTCAACGTTTAATTTTGACACCCTGGATGTGATGAACCTTTGTCAGGATGGACAGTACCTGTATCTTGCACTGGGAAATCATTTTACAAGTCCTCAGGCGGGGGGTATGGCCATTGTAGATGTGGCGAATCCGGCCGTCCCTGTAGTTACGGATTTTTATGTTGTTCCAAATTCAGGGAGTGGGGCAGGTATTGTTAAGGTGGAGGGCAATATTGCCTACCTGGGTGCCATGGAAAGCGGGTTGGTACTGCTGGACATCAGCAATAAGTATAATATTCAGTTGATTTCACAGATTATTCCCCCTATTTCATTTCCTCCGGTTTCGAATCCTAATCCTGCCACATTCAATGCACGAGGTATGGAAGTTAAAAATGGAATAGTGTACCTGTGTTATGATGCTGGCGGAATTCGTATTATCAATTGTACCAACCCTGCCACTCCTTTGGAGAGTGGTCGCTGGTGCAATCCGGCAATGTACCTACCGTTCAATATGCCTAAAGCATATAATAACTGCATTCTCGACGACACCCTGCTTTATGTTGCGGTGGATTATGCCGGAATGGAGGTGTTGAATGTAAAGGATACGTCTGCAATTTCTTTGGTGGGATGGTGGAATCCATATAATGCACCGGCCAATAACTGGTTTACAAGTCCGGGACATATGAATGAGATGGCTTGGGAAAAAAATTGCCGGAGAATTTTTTTATCCAGCGGTAAAAGCGACTTGCATGTAATTGATGTTTCTAATCCGGCGGCTCCTGATTCATGCAATTATTACGGGGGAGTCTCTAATTCGATTGGAACCTGGGGTGTTTCATTGTATCAAAATCAGTTGTTTCTTTCTTATATCTGTGCGGCGGTACCGTTTTCTTCATTGTGGACAGGAGTTAAATTGCTGAGTTTTAATTCCTGTTCCTCGGGTTTTTCAGAGGAAGAAAACAGCAGTTTTCGTGTTTTTCCAAACCCTGCTGGGAGCCAGTTCCGTGTAGAATGGTCTTCATCTCGCGTAGTCACCGGGATTACGGTGTACAACTCCAATGGGGCGAAAGTGTTGTGCCGGAAAATACGCGAGGGAGAATCGGAGACTTTTTGTCAAGATGTAAAGTGGGACCCCGGTATTTATTTTATTTCCTGTCAGCTTAATTCCGGTGAAGTAATATGCCGGAAGTTGATCATTGACTGATTAGGGTTATTTTTCCTTTAAAATCTTTACCTCTGTCCGGCGGTTCTTCTGTTTGCCGCCTTCCGTATCATTTGAAGCAACGGGGCTTGTATCGCCGTATCCCTTTGCCACAATCCTGTCCGCAGGGATACCATTCTTTATTAGCCAATCACGCACAGCATTGGCTCTGTCACCGGACAATTTCAGATTGGACTCGGGCTTGCCCACATTATCTGTATGCCCCCCGATCTCAATAACCATATTCTTCTTTAGTTTAAGATAATCCAGTAGCTTGTTAAGTTCCGTATAGGATTCTGGCCGGAAAGTGGACTTGCCTGTGTCGAAATAGACATTATCAAGTGTGATCGTCTTCGGAAGATCGTACTTCAACTGAAATTCGAAACTAAGTAAGGTGTCTTTTGCCAGAGGCATGTCAAATTCAGTGTACTGGAAATCTTCAGAAAACGCCTTGTACTTAACTTTATATTTTGCACCTTTAGGTACCAGGAGAAGGAATTTTCCATCCGATTGTGTAATCCCGCCGTATTCTTTTCCGCTGGAAGAATTTACAAATGTGATACTTTCTCCTTCACGGGGATTCTCCTTCATGTCTGTAACCAGAACGGTTAGCAGGGCTTCAGTGGCGGTAGGTTTCAGGGAGTTTTGTCCGATAACCATCCCGGTCATTAAGACAAATGCAATGAGAAGCAGTTTTTTCATATCGTTATAACGTAATAGTCAGTATTTGGTTACAGGGTATTCTGTACTGTCTTCTTGCGGAACATCAGGTTCTTGGTCATTCCCGGTAAATTCAAAGATCAGAAATACCAGAAGCAAGATAAGCAATAAGGCCAACAATCCGCGTTTGTCCTTGTAAAGCAGACGTTTATATAATGGCATGGTTGCCTTCTCATACTCCGTCATCAGCCGCCCGAAATTCCTGTGCTTGCTGGCTCTGTCGCCCTCTGTACCTGTTTGTTTTTTAACTTTTATTTTCATTTTCAGTATCTCAGTATCTCAGTATCTGGGTGTTTCATTGTCCACTAGTTTCTTTAATTTAGACAAGGCCCTGTAGGTTCTCACTTTGGCATTATTTTCTGTAATACTAAATATTTCTCCGATCTCTGCGAAAGACATTTCCTCAAAAAAACGTAATTCGATTAATTGCAGATCTTCGGGTTCCAGTTTTTGCAGTAACCGTAAAACAATCTTTAACGTTTCTTCACGGTCCTGGTCCCTCACCTCCGCTGCCAGATGGAAAGCCTGGGATTCTTCCATGCTGATTATCCTCTGCCCAGGGTGTTTACGAAAATACATATTCACTTCATTAACAGCAATCCGGAACAGCCATGACGAGAATGGAAGCCCTCTGAATTCAAATTTTTTCAGATGAATCATTGCTTTAAGGAACACGATCTGTGTTATGTCAGCAGTAGCTTCTTCATCCTCCAGCCTTTTCCAGACAAACCCGAATATTGAGTCGTAGTAACGTTCATAAAGCACACTGAAATCCTTTGGATTGGCACATGCTTTTTTTACTTCGGCGTATTCTGCTTCCAGCTGCGCTGCAGTTTTATGATATTTATGCTCCAATGCCTGTCCTAATGCACTCTGAATAAAAAAGATACAACTTTATTAATCTTTTCCGCATACCTCCCTGAAAGCACAGTACTCGCACGTCTTTTTGTCTTCGGTTTGCCGGAAGGGGACCGTAGGATCCAAAAGTTCACGGAAATGCAGCTTCAGGAGGTGCTTGAACTCATCCAGCATTTCCGCACTGATTTCCTGACTTCCGTCCACCTCCAATACTTTTATCCCGCCTTTACTGCTCCGGAAAGAATAGATTCCCGATAGCAGCTCTCCCTTCTCTGGCAGTCCGTGCATGAGTGCATAGCTCATGAGTTGTACTGCCATACCTTTTCTGGCTTCAGCGGTCAGGGAAGTAATATCTTTTGTGCGGACATCCTTTGCGTCAACTTTTCCGGTTTTATAATCAATGATTCTAAGGGTGTTTCCCAAAAGATCGATCCGGTCGGTAACGCCTGAGAGCCGAAGACCGGGTTCCAGCTGCAGGTTTAGCTTTTGTTCTACGGCCAGCAACTGAAAGCGGATACCTGCCTTCAGCGCATATTCTGCCTGGCGGATATCATTACGGATCAGTTCTTCCAGGTAGCTCTGTGCGGCTTCCCATGCCAGGAGATTGGGACCCGATGCAAGGTCCTCTTTGCTGAATAACTGTAAGAATTCCCTTTCAAGTACACCAGGGGCTTCTATTTTCATTTTCTCCAGTGCGGGAGGACTCAGTGACTGACCAACCAGGGGCAGGTAGAGCTTTTCGATGGCACCGTGAATGACACTCCCCATTGAACGGGCATCAATGGTTTCTTCTACTTCCCCTGCCTCAGAAAGTCCGGCTACTCTGGAAAGAAAATACCGGAGCGGACACGCGAGATAGGTGTTAATAGCGGAAGGGCTGATGCCTTTTTCTAATTGTTTTTTCAAAAGTTCAAGTACCGCTTCATCTTTTTCCACCAGGATGGGATGTGAGGAAAGTTTTGGAGGTGGAACAGACAAGACACCTGAATAGATCTTGATATTTGGGTTCCGCCCGGGCAGCTCATTTTCCAGCTGTGTAAGAAAGCGACTTTTTTCTCCGCTGCCAATCACATCTTTGATCGTTGTATAGAGACAATGAATTTCCTTTGCCCGCTGGATCAGACGGTAAAAATGATAAGAAAATATGGCATCGCGGTCATGGTAGGTGGGTAGTCCGAAGTATTTTCTCAGATCATAAGGGATAAAGGAGTTCGCATTTCTTCCTGAGGGCAGTATTTGTTCGTTTGCCGACAGCAAGATCACTCTGTCAAAGTCCAGTGCACGTGTTTCTAAAACACCCATGATTTGCAGGCCGGTCAGTGGTTCTCCGTAAAACGGTATGGAAGCAGTTCGAAAGGCCTGACGGATAAAAGATACCAGTGTCCGGAGTTCACGGAAGTAGTCATATTTTCTGTCTTGCTCCGCGATCATTCCAATAATGTTCCTCGCTTCGAAGAAGAATTCCTGTTCAGTGCCGCTATCCATTGCTTCCAGCCTTTCCAGGCCTTGCTCCAGCACCTTCTCCAAGGTAGCGAGCACGGCTGCTTTTTCGTTCATGGAAAGCAAGCTTTCGGTGAGTGTGCGGTCTTTGCCGGTGAAGTGCTTTAGAATACCATCTCGGCTGGAGAATATTTTGTTTTTTGTTATGATTTCATCCGTTACTGCACCGGCTTGCCCCGGCTGATCGAGTAGCAGAAGAAAAGCAGGCTGCTTCATGAGCGCCAGCACTTCACGGTGGTAGAAGAGGAAGTGACCTTTTTGATCAGTTCTCGCGCTTCGCTCCGCCTGCTCATGCAAGCGGAGAAGTGTTTCAATAAATCCGGCTATAGTCGACATCTTCATCGGGAAGCCCATGGAGATGTTCACTTTCTGGGTTTCTCCGGGCAGGGCATGGAGAACGGGAAACAGCAAGGATTCATCTGCAAGCACCACTGCCGTACGTAAAGAATCTGCTCCTGATAGATTTTCCAGCAATTGTCCGACATATTTTGCTTGCAGCGTGTTGCCGGGAATGCCAGTGATATAGATCTCTTTTTTTCCTGCGGATAGATCATCACTGATCCATGCCGGTGTGGCGGCAGCGGGTTTAAGTCCCGGCAGGTGCTCACGAAGAAATTTCCCTGCCTCGTGGAAGGGGTCAGAGTAATAATAGATATCCGCATCCCAGAAGAAGACTGCCAGTCCCTGACGTTGCCAGTATTGGAACAGCGTGGCTTCGGCAGTATTGAGTGCATTAAACCCGCATATCAGCGTGTTTTTTCTAAAGAGTGTTGTGTTTGATTCACATAGTTTTCGGAGCGCCATGCCGCGGTAGGCCAAACCTTCGCTTTCCAGGTCAATACGGAATTGAATATAAAGGCGGTGCAGCGATTTCCAGAATGAGAGGTACGATTGCTGCATTTGGGTAAGATCTTCCCGGTTCAGGCTCCATTCTTCCAGTTCGCGAATGCCTTCAAGGTTGCCGAACAGCTGGTCTGCATCCGCCAGGTAATTATCAATCTCCTGTATATCGTTCAGGAAGGTCCCCGCCCAACGGCAAAAGGCATCAAAAGCCTCGGGATCTGAGGGCGTAATCTTCAGGTAAGAACGGTATAGGAGAAAGAGGGATTCGGAATGGCCGGTGATTCGTCCGGGAAATAATTCTGAAATGAGGTCCTCAATGGCGTAAATCTCCGGCGAGAGAAGTATGCGGCCATGCATTGTTCCCAGCAATTTCTTTAAGTACAATCCGGCCCGCCGGCTGGGCAGGACCACGCATAATTCTTCCGGCTTCCCGTATTTTCCGGAAAGAATTTCTGCCGCTACCTTCTCTAGGAAAGAGGTCATGTTCTTTAAAGATACAATTATGTACGGGATGGAGCGGACATGCCGTATGCCTTCAGGAACTCTTCCTCAGTGCAGATGTCCCAGTACTCATGGTAATGATGGATCAGATCTGAAACGAAATTCCGGTCGGGTAAGATTTTCGCTTCGAAGCGGAACCGGAAATACTTCCCGCCAATGATCTTTACTTCCTCAAAATCATCAGGACCATTAATGCGAAACCAGGAGGTGCCATTTTTATATTTTCTGTAGCAGGGATACATGTTGAGCCAATAATTGGTTCTCTTAATCACCGAGATTCCTCAGATCCTCGGCGGTTCGTATAAGTGCTTTATTAGATGAATAGATCTCACGGTATACATTCAGTAGCATCACAGCATCCTTTTCTTCAATTTTTTGTTCCGAAAGGGCCGCCATGATCCGGGCGATGTCGGTTTCGTACCATTCTCTGTTGTGGGTTTCTAACGCAGCTGCTTTCATGGCTGCATCCGGGAGTGCCGGATTCGTTATGCCGCTGAATTCCTGATAGAATTGAAGCGCTGAATTTCTGATACTTTCTCCCAGGTGATACAAACGATCACTGGCGGTGTGATTCATCTCTTCAAGATTGTGCCGTATATCTTTGATGTTTTTTACGGAACGCAACAGGTGTCGAACACCTGTGAGGAGTTTTCCGTGCAGCGCTGTTTCTTCCTGGTTCATGCTCTGAGGTGGAATGGATGCAAGGTATGCAAGGATCTCCCCCTGCAGCTTCTTCAGTTGGTCATAATCTGTCTCTGTTTCAGGAGTGGCTACCCGCATCATACTCTTATTGTAGCTCACACACTTTTCCGTCAGGTGAGCAATCTCGCAGGAAGCAAGCTCAAGTGAGTCAGAGACCAGTACGGCGGTTTTCCGGTAAATAAATTGCGACAGCCTTCCGGAGTCTTTTTCTTTAATTCGTGCTTCAAGATAATTGCCAAAGGCGCCAAGGAAAGGCAGAAAGAGAATGATAGAGCTAAGATTGATTCCTGACTGAAAGATGACAAGGGCAGTAAGGTCATTGCCGGGAGACAATAGATCATGTGAAAGATAGGCAAGAGGGTACAGCGCGATGGAGGCAATGATCACAGTGGCAAGATTCATACTAAAATTACCCCAGGCAACTCTTCTCTTATCCGCGCTGCTGTTCGCAGATCCGATGAGAAATTTAATGGTTGTTCCCAGCTCGGATCCAATAACCACTGCGGCCGCCGCTTCGAATGGGATGAGATGATTGTACAACGCGCTCAGTGTGATAGCCATGGCTGCTGAACTGGACTGAATCACGGCGGTAATAACAAAGCCAACTGGGATAAATCCTAAAGGTGGTATTCCGGAGAGATTAAGAACATCATTCAGCGAGTCCTTGTCTACGCTGTTCTTCATCCATTCCAGCGAAATGAACAGAAAGGCCAGGCCTGACAAAAGAGGAATCAGCGGATACATTCTCCTTTGCTTTTTTAAAAAGAGCGTAATGCCGAGTCCGAGTGCCAGTAAGGGAAAGGATAGGGCTTCGAAGTTTATTTTAAAACCAATCAGTGCGATTATCCAGCTGTCCAGCGTGGTACCAAGATTTGCGCCCAG
This DNA window, taken from Bacteroidia bacterium, encodes the following:
- a CDS encoding T9SS type A sorting domain-containing protein, which produces MLRILPCFLFLLVIGVFKSGSSQNCSNLNLQWISDIGGNCSQMVMTMHRHSNPGSPYLFVANKEAGLKVYDISVPVSPSLLSSVSTFNFDTLDVMNLCQDGQYLYLALGNHFTSPQAGGMAIVDVANPAVPVVTDFYVVPNSGSGAGIVKVEGNIAYLGAMESGLVLLDISNKYNIQLISQIIPPISFPPVSNPNPATFNARGMEVKNGIVYLCYDAGGIRIINCTNPATPLESGRWCNPAMYLPFNMPKAYNNCILDDTLLYVAVDYAGMEVLNVKDTSAISLVGWWNPYNAPANNWFTSPGHMNEMAWEKNCRRIFLSSGKSDLHVIDVSNPAAPDSCNYYGGVSNSIGTWGVSLYQNQLFLSYICAAVPFSSLWTGVKLLSFNSCSSGFSEEENSSFRVFPNPAGSQFRVEWSSSRVVTGITVYNSNGAKVLCRKIREGESETFCQDVKWDPGIYFISCQLNSGEVICRKLIID
- a CDS encoding OmpA family protein; protein product: MKKLLLIAFVLMTGMVIGQNSLKPTATEALLTVLVTDMKENPREGESITFVNSSSGKEYGGITQSDGKFLLLVPKGAKYKVKYKAFSEDFQYTEFDMPLAKDTLLSFEFQLKYDLPKTITLDNVYFDTGKSTFRPESYTELNKLLDYLKLKKNMVIEIGGHTDNVGKPESNLKLSGDRANAVRDWLIKNGIPADRIVAKGYGDTSPVASNDTEGGKQKNRRTEVKILKEK
- a CDS encoding sigma-70 family RNA polymerase sigma factor; its protein translation is MEHKYHKTAAQLEAEYAEVKKACANPKDFSVLYERYYDSIFGFVWKRLEDEEATADITQIVFLKAMIHLKKFEFRGLPFSSWLFRIAVNEVNMYFRKHPGQRIISMEESQAFHLAAEVRDQDREETLKIVLRLLQKLEPEDLQLIELRFFEEMSFAEIGEIFSITENNAKVRTYRALSKLKKLVDNETPRY
- a CDS encoding PD-(D/E)XK nuclease family protein, yielding MTSFLEKVAAEILSGKYGKPEELCVVLPSRRAGLYLKKLLGTMHGRILLSPEIYAIEDLISELFPGRITGHSESLFLLYRSYLKITPSDPEAFDAFCRWAGTFLNDIQEIDNYLADADQLFGNLEGIRELEEWSLNREDLTQMQQSYLSFWKSLHRLYIQFRIDLESEGLAYRGMALRKLCESNTTLFRKNTLICGFNALNTAEATLFQYWQRQGLAVFFWDADIYYYSDPFHEAGKFLREHLPGLKPAAATPAWISDDLSAGKKEIYITGIPGNTLQAKYVGQLLENLSGADSLRTAVVLADESLLFPVLHALPGETQKVNISMGFPMKMSTIAGFIETLLRLHEQAERSARTDQKGHFLFYHREVLALMKQPAFLLLLDQPGQAGAVTDEIITKNKIFSSRDGILKHFTGKDRTLTESLLSMNEKAAVLATLEKVLEQGLERLEAMDSGTEQEFFFEARNIIGMIAEQDRKYDYFRELRTLVSFIRQAFRTASIPFYGEPLTGLQIMGVLETRALDFDRVILLSANEQILPSGRNANSFIPYDLRKYFGLPTYHDRDAIFSYHFYRLIQRAKEIHCLYTTIKDVIGSGEKSRFLTQLENELPGRNPNIKIYSGVLSVPPPKLSSHPILVEKDEAVLELLKKQLEKGISPSAINTYLACPLRYFLSRVAGLSEAGEVEETIDARSMGSVIHGAIEKLYLPLVGQSLSPPALEKMKIEAPGVLEREFLQLFSKEDLASGPNLLAWEAAQSYLEELIRNDIRQAEYALKAGIRFQLLAVEQKLNLQLEPGLRLSGVTDRIDLLGNTLRIIDYKTGKVDAKDVRTKDITSLTAEARKGMAVQLMSYALMHGLPEKGELLSGIYSFRSSKGGIKVLEVDGSQEISAEMLDEFKHLLKLHFRELLDPTVPFRQTEDKKTCEYCAFREVCGKD
- a CDS encoding Na/Pi cotransporter family protein, which translates into the protein MLYGFNIWQFLGGIALFVYAMSLMEESLKQIGSRKLKKFLQKQSGKPLRMMAASTVVTALLQSSSVVILMVLSFTGAGLMNMRGALASSLGANLGTTLDSWIIALIGFKINFEALSFPLLALGLGITLFLKKQRRMYPLIPLLSGLAFLFISLEWMKNSVDKDSLNDVLNLSGIPPLGFIPVGFVITAVIQSSSAAMAITLSALYNHLIPFEAAAAVVIGSELGTTIKFLIGSANSSADKRRVAWGNFSMNLATVIIASIALYPLAYLSHDLLSPGNDLTALVIFQSGINLSSIILFLPFLGAFGNYLEARIKEKDSGRLSQFIYRKTAVLVSDSLELASCEIAHLTEKCVSYNKSMMRVATPETETDYDQLKKLQGEILAYLASIPPQSMNQEETALHGKLLTGVRHLLRSVKNIKDIRHNLEEMNHTASDRLYHLGESIRNSALQFYQEFSGITNPALPDAAMKAAALETHNREWYETDIARIMAALSEQKIEEKDAVMLLNVYREIYSSNKALIRTAEDLRNLGD